The following are encoded in a window of Paenibacillus polymyxa genomic DNA:
- the nirB gene encoding nitrite reductase large subunit NirB, translated as MMKKLVVVGNGMAGIKCVEEILDLEPERFQITIFGAEPRPGYNRVLLSKMLQEESSFKHIVTHDWDWYEENGVKLYAGERVCGIDVAAGMVETESGMKEPYDMLILATGSLPFMPPIPGARKQGVIAFRDVNDCETMARYAKTYRKATVIGGGLLGLEAAQGLLNLGMETEVVHNAQYLMNRQLDRTAAVLLQRKLEQQGMRFHLAKETVNIIGRNRAQGLIFADGNRLETDLVVLAVGIRPNIELAQDSGLTVNRAIVVDDYMRTSIPGIYAVGECAEHRGISYGLVAPLYEQGKVLAKVICGRETAPYEGTVPYAQLKVAGIHLFSVGDIREEGSEIAVMEYNGMQEVYKKVMMHAGAVTGAILFGDTAESNSLLGMVRRGASATELASQDNSESRAEDAVAALPEEEMVCACNGVSKGAILRAIATDKLKTVEEVKSRTKASGSCGGCRPLVAALVKNSLSRSTVSGPVVTPTAQEVVPVCGCTHYDHDSLKTAMVDAACQTPKEVVSRLGWTRQQGCELCRPAVLYYLESLGLRDRSATNPLSSGVAVQVAAQCGGEAPSAGLRFTNLNAENQAFVESDLMDQAFVEVAWLRERLATLWGSLALPSLVTVSVCPGSEYPGGVLVHDIGISRSPAGWEVYAGGHAEHPVRQGQLLGLEEDPTEAVLLAAVCLRIYRHSARYGEKMWEWIERTGVMALRESVLDAALRSELAGSLRTTMLTG; from the coding sequence ATGATGAAAAAACTGGTCGTCGTCGGCAACGGTATGGCAGGCATTAAATGTGTGGAGGAAATACTTGATCTGGAGCCAGAGCGGTTCCAAATCACGATATTTGGTGCAGAGCCCCGTCCCGGGTACAACCGAGTGCTCCTGTCCAAAATGCTTCAGGAGGAGAGCTCATTTAAGCACATCGTTACCCATGACTGGGACTGGTATGAAGAGAACGGGGTAAAGCTGTACGCGGGTGAACGCGTCTGTGGTATTGATGTTGCAGCCGGGATGGTGGAAACGGAATCCGGCATGAAAGAACCTTATGACATGCTCATATTGGCAACGGGCTCATTGCCTTTCATGCCGCCCATTCCCGGAGCTCGAAAACAGGGGGTAATCGCTTTTCGTGATGTGAATGATTGTGAAACCATGGCAAGATATGCCAAAACATACCGTAAGGCCACAGTTATCGGAGGGGGGCTGTTAGGACTTGAAGCCGCTCAAGGCCTGCTGAATCTAGGGATGGAAACTGAGGTTGTTCATAATGCGCAGTATCTTATGAACCGTCAGCTCGATCGGACGGCGGCTGTGCTTCTGCAGCGAAAGCTGGAACAACAGGGCATGAGGTTTCATTTGGCGAAGGAAACGGTCAACATCATAGGCCGAAACAGGGCGCAAGGATTGATATTTGCGGACGGGAACAGGTTGGAAACGGATTTGGTTGTGCTGGCGGTTGGTATCCGACCGAATATCGAATTAGCTCAGGACAGCGGTCTGACCGTAAACCGTGCCATTGTCGTGGATGATTATATGCGCACGAGTATTCCCGGTATTTATGCCGTCGGCGAATGTGCTGAGCATCGCGGGATTTCATACGGGCTAGTGGCGCCGCTATATGAGCAGGGCAAAGTGCTGGCAAAAGTTATTTGTGGTCGCGAAACGGCTCCCTATGAAGGGACGGTTCCGTATGCGCAGCTCAAGGTAGCGGGGATTCATCTGTTTTCCGTAGGGGACATTCGCGAAGAGGGAAGCGAAATAGCGGTCATGGAGTATAACGGGATGCAGGAGGTTTACAAAAAAGTGATGATGCATGCCGGTGCTGTCACGGGTGCCATTTTATTCGGAGATACGGCGGAAAGTAACTCCCTGCTCGGTATGGTACGGCGCGGCGCGTCGGCTACAGAGCTTGCATCCCAGGATAACAGCGAGAGCAGAGCAGAGGATGCGGTAGCCGCACTGCCGGAAGAGGAGATGGTATGTGCATGCAACGGCGTAAGTAAGGGGGCTATTTTGCGAGCGATTGCTACGGATAAGCTGAAGACGGTGGAAGAAGTGAAAAGCCGGACCAAAGCATCCGGTTCCTGTGGGGGCTGTCGGCCGCTGGTGGCTGCACTGGTCAAAAATAGTTTGTCCCGATCGACAGTTTCTGGGCCTGTAGTTACTCCGACCGCCCAAGAAGTGGTCCCTGTGTGTGGATGTACGCACTACGATCATGATTCGCTTAAGACAGCTATGGTGGACGCAGCCTGTCAGACACCAAAGGAAGTAGTGTCCCGTCTCGGTTGGACCAGACAGCAGGGGTGTGAATTATGTCGTCCAGCTGTACTTTATTATTTGGAATCTCTCGGGTTGCGCGACAGATCTGCGACAAATCCATTAAGTTCTGGTGTTGCGGTTCAGGTCGCCGCGCAGTGCGGAGGAGAAGCGCCCTCTGCGGGTCTGCGCTTTACGAACCTAAATGCCGAGAATCAGGCTTTTGTTGAGTCGGACCTGATGGATCAGGCATTTGTAGAAGTAGCCTGGCTAAGGGAGCGGTTGGCAACTTTATGGGGAAGTCTCGCATTGCCCTCGTTGGTTACAGTTTCTGTTTGTCCTGGATCGGAGTATCCCGGAGGTGTACTTGTCCACGATATTGGAATATCCCGATCTCCAGCAGGCTGGGAGGTTTATGCCGGTGGTCATGCTGAGCATCCGGTTCGCCAGGGGCAGCTGCTTGGATTGGAGGAGGACCCGACAGAAGCGGTCCTGCTGGCTGCAGTTTGCTTGCGAATATACCGACATAGTGCCCGGTACGGGGAGAAAATGTGGGAGTGGATTGAAAGGACTGGCGTTATGGCGCTACGGGAAAGTGTGCTTGATGCTGCTCTTCGAAGTGAACTGGCGGGCAGCCTACGGACCACAATGCTGACAGGATGA
- a CDS encoding NAD-dependent malic enzyme, with amino-acid sequence MRAFHFTEDGSIETKLTGKDLLANPLLNKGVAFTLEERKQLGLDGLLPPTILTIEEQVQRVYEQFQSQPDNLRKNVALNDLFNRNTVLYYRLLSEHLSEMLPIVYTPTVGQAIQEYSHEYHKPGGMYLSIDNLAGIGEAFKNLNLDPDDIDLIVATDSESILGIGDWGVGGINISIGKLAVYTAAAGIDPSRVLAVVLDAGTNNEKLLEDPLYMGNRHKRVRGEQYDQFIDTYVQAALSFFPNALLHWEDLGNVNARNIINKYGNSILTFNDDIQGTGAVTLAGVMSGVQLSGIPLSKHRVLVFGPGAAGIGNADQISAAMMLEGLSEAEARRNFWAYDYRGLLTNETEGLFPFQVPYVRDVAECRDWEHAEDGKIPLLEVIRRVKPTIMIGTSGVTGAFSEEIVKEMAKHTERPIIMPMSNPTPLAEATPQDLIHWTEGKALIATGSPFEPVIYNNIKFEIGQSNNAFVFPGLGLGAIVVKSKIITDSMFAAAAHAVAQMVDLSQPGASLLPKINELREVSEAVAVAVAKAAVQDGVARHQPDDIAQAVRDAMWDCKYKPIKQYGQEAVLV; translated from the coding sequence ATGCGTGCTTTTCATTTTACGGAAGACGGATCTATCGAAACTAAATTAACCGGAAAAGATCTACTTGCCAACCCCCTGCTAAATAAAGGAGTGGCTTTTACCCTGGAAGAACGGAAACAGCTTGGACTTGATGGTCTCCTTCCTCCTACGATATTAACTATTGAGGAGCAGGTTCAGCGGGTTTACGAGCAATTTCAGAGCCAACCGGATAATTTGCGTAAAAATGTTGCGTTAAATGATCTTTTTAATCGGAATACCGTTCTTTATTATCGTTTGCTCTCTGAGCACCTAAGCGAAATGCTCCCGATTGTTTATACACCAACAGTAGGCCAGGCTATACAGGAATACAGTCATGAATATCACAAGCCTGGTGGTATGTATTTATCTATCGATAATCTTGCGGGTATTGGAGAGGCTTTTAAGAATTTGAACCTAGACCCTGATGATATCGACCTGATCGTAGCCACAGATTCCGAGAGTATTTTGGGAATCGGGGACTGGGGAGTCGGAGGTATTAATATCTCTATTGGTAAGCTTGCTGTGTATACAGCTGCTGCTGGTATAGATCCTAGCCGGGTGCTGGCAGTTGTTCTTGATGCAGGTACAAACAACGAGAAGCTATTGGAAGATCCTTTATACATGGGGAATCGCCATAAACGTGTACGTGGAGAACAATATGACCAATTTATTGACACTTATGTTCAAGCTGCACTTTCCTTTTTCCCGAATGCCCTGCTGCACTGGGAAGATCTGGGCAATGTCAACGCACGGAACATTATCAATAAATACGGAAATAGTATTCTGACTTTCAATGACGATATTCAAGGTACTGGAGCGGTTACGCTCGCAGGTGTGATGTCTGGTGTTCAATTGTCCGGAATCCCACTGAGCAAGCATCGGGTGCTAGTCTTTGGTCCAGGAGCTGCCGGAATCGGCAATGCAGACCAAATTAGCGCTGCCATGATGCTGGAAGGACTGTCAGAAGCAGAAGCAAGACGTAACTTCTGGGCTTATGATTACCGCGGCCTGCTCACCAACGAAACAGAAGGACTTTTTCCATTCCAGGTCCCTTATGTGCGTGATGTTGCAGAATGCCGTGACTGGGAACATGCTGAGGATGGCAAAATCCCTTTGCTTGAAGTCATTCGCCGCGTGAAACCGACGATTATGATCGGTACTTCCGGTGTTACTGGGGCATTCAGTGAGGAAATCGTTAAAGAAATGGCCAAGCATACAGAACGTCCTATTATTATGCCTATGTCCAACCCGACTCCACTGGCAGAAGCAACTCCGCAAGATTTGATCCACTGGACCGAAGGAAAAGCCCTCATTGCAACAGGAAGTCCTTTCGAGCCAGTGATCTATAACAATATTAAGTTTGAAATTGGGCAATCCAACAATGCTTTCGTATTCCCGGGTCTGGGTCTCGGCGCAATCGTGGTAAAATCCAAAATTATAACAGATAGCATGTTTGCAGCAGCTGCCCATGCAGTAGCTCAAATGGTTGATTTGTCGCAGCCTGGTGCTTCCCTGCTACCAAAAATCAACGAGCTACGAGAAGTATCTGAAGCGGTAGCCGTGGCTGTAGCTAAGGCAGCAGTTCAGGATGGAGTAGCGCGTCATCAACCGGACGATATCGCACAAGCGGTTCGAGATGCGATGTGGGACTGCAAATATAAACCCATCAAACAATATGGTCAGGAAGCGGTCCTGGTTTAA
- a CDS encoding nitrate/nitrite transporter has translation MNKKSFWKSGHKPTLFGSFLYFDISFMIWGMIGPLAVVIANDYPMDPVQKANLVALPILGGSLLRLVLGFMSDYIGPKLTGQIGMLVTIIPLLLGWLWVDSLEHMYVVALLLGVAGASFAAALPLASQWYPKEHQGLAMGIAGAGNSGTVLATLFANRIAQHFGSWEAVFGLAILPILTVFVLFSIFARNSPHRPAPKSLSQYASVLKQRDAWVFCAFYCVTFGGFVGLSNYLTIFFNTQYGLSAVHAADFATICVIAGSFFRPVGGFLSDRIGGSRMLMYLYAGAGIMLAGIAFLPPLAVVVVLLFVGMMCLGAGNGSVFQLVPQRFGNEIGLMTGIVGAAGGIGGYFLPLILGHLYKLTGSYMPGFISLSLITFCAFTLVIIMQLKWRNSWMRRSATVTDEAVKRIGELNA, from the coding sequence ATGAACAAAAAAAGTTTCTGGAAAAGCGGACACAAGCCCACCCTATTTGGCTCCTTTCTGTATTTTGATATCAGTTTTATGATATGGGGAATGATCGGACCATTGGCCGTTGTAATTGCTAATGATTATCCAATGGACCCTGTACAAAAAGCCAATCTTGTCGCCCTACCTATACTTGGTGGTTCCCTGCTGCGGCTCGTGCTCGGATTCATGTCGGATTATATCGGTCCGAAGCTCACGGGACAGATTGGTATGCTTGTCACGATAATCCCTCTCTTGCTCGGCTGGCTGTGGGTTGATTCGCTAGAGCACATGTACGTTGTTGCCCTGCTCCTGGGCGTAGCTGGAGCATCATTTGCAGCTGCGCTGCCGTTGGCCAGTCAATGGTACCCCAAAGAGCATCAAGGCTTGGCTATGGGAATTGCCGGTGCCGGGAATAGCGGTACCGTCCTTGCGACATTGTTCGCCAACCGCATTGCTCAACATTTTGGCAGTTGGGAAGCCGTTTTCGGATTGGCCATCCTCCCCATCTTAACCGTCTTCGTTCTGTTCAGTATTTTTGCCCGCAATAGCCCTCACCGCCCAGCACCAAAAAGTCTGTCGCAATATGCTTCGGTGCTCAAACAGAGGGATGCCTGGGTATTCTGTGCCTTTTACTGCGTGACGTTTGGCGGATTCGTTGGCCTTTCTAATTATTTGACTATTTTCTTTAATACCCAATATGGCCTCTCCGCGGTACATGCCGCCGATTTTGCGACCATTTGTGTGATTGCCGGAAGCTTCTTTCGTCCTGTAGGTGGCTTTTTGTCCGACCGGATTGGTGGTTCACGCATGTTAATGTACTTGTATGCAGGAGCCGGGATTATGCTCGCAGGCATTGCGTTTTTACCGCCACTTGCCGTGGTAGTCGTGCTGCTGTTCGTAGGCATGATGTGCCTTGGCGCTGGCAACGGCTCCGTATTCCAGCTCGTTCCGCAGCGGTTCGGCAATGAAATCGGGCTCATGACCGGTATCGTCGGCGCTGCTGGTGGCATAGGCGGGTACTTTCTTCCCCTTATACTGGGTCATCTGTACAAATTAACGGGTTCCTATATGCCAGGCTTCATCTCTCTGAGCCTAATCACGTTCTGTGCCTTTACCCTCGTCATCATCATGCAATTGAAATGGCGTAACAGCTGGATGCGACGCTCTGCTACAGTTACTGATGAAGCCGTCAAGCGCATCGGAGAATTAAATGCCTGA